A single window of Salifodinibacter halophilus DNA harbors:
- a CDS encoding type II toxin-antitoxin system HicA family toxin has translation GSHLKLRYQHPQTGEIRNVTVPMGGEIRTGTLRNIADQCGAKDFEAFCEWIDENR, from the coding sequence CCGGCAGCCACCTCAAGCTCCGGTATCAGCACCCCCAGACCGGTGAGATCCGGAACGTGACCGTGCCGATGGGTGGGGAGATCCGGACCGGCACGTTGCGGAATATTGCCGACCAGTGTGGAGCCAAGGACTTCGAGGCCTTTTGCGAGTGGATCGACGAAAACCGGTGA